The Phoenix dactylifera cultivar Barhee BC4 chromosome 12, palm_55x_up_171113_PBpolish2nd_filt_p, whole genome shotgun sequence genome includes the window AACGTAGAAGGTCAGGCACCCTTTCCTGAACTTGAACCGTGCCATCTCGCATCCCGAGATCCCCCGAATGAGCTTCTTATTGACATCACCCAGAGGAATCATGGGTGGCCAGAGCTGGTCCGCAGCTGACTTCATGCTCTCGGACTCGAAGATGAAGAGAACAACCTTGGACTTGTTGGTGCCGAGGCCGAGGGTGAGCGTGTGCCATGCGTGGTGTGCTAAGATGGTGAAGTTGGTGGGCAAGTAAGTGGTGGccgaagggaagggaagggtcCGGCACTGGCTCAGGAAGGAAGGGGGGATGTCGAGGAGGCGTAGCTGCTCGAGCGGCGTGGCTCGCCGGATGGTGAAGGACCTGACGACGAATTGCCCGCCGAAGCGGATGCCTTTGACATCAGAGCTTGGCTTGAAGTGAGGGTCTGAGGTGGATTTGTTGcgctgttgttgttgttgcggattttggtgtttgtgtttctcctcctcctcaacCATGCTCGTGGTTTTGGTCTTCTGGTCGTTGGAGTTCTTTGTGCTGCCTGTGGACTAAAAAGTTATAATAAGGTTGCCGGTCAGGGGCCaaacttctttttcttgctttgtTTTTTTGGTGCTACATCGCACTATGGTCAAAAGGGAAGGACCACCCACTTCGTAGTTCAGGCTGTAGTCGGTGACTCGTTTTCTTTCGAGTTGGTGATAGGAAAGCCGGATGTGGATGGTGGGTACTCTTCTAATTCTTTTTGATTCCTTGGACGTTAATTATAATTGCACTTGCACCCGCAAATACGCATGCATGGCTTACAGAACTTATGTGATAGATTTCTAGTTGGTTCTCACATTAACCATGCGAGATCTTTGATCAGATGAAGGAAATTACAATTCTTTATCTGATATCTTGCGTGTGTAATGTTTTTTTCGTCTTCATTTCCCTTAAGATCAAAGCAAGaataccaaaaacaaaaaactatAATGGCTTACTGGCTGGTTAGAATTGGATGGAGCCGTCGACCAGAGACCCATCAGCTACTTTGTTTGATGGCAGTAGGTATAAGTGAAGAACGGCaccttcatgcatgcttacatcaTAACATGAGCTAAGCTTTCATCCATGCAACAGAGGAGCTACACCAACCACTGCTTGCTGTATAATAATACTTCGACACATCAAGTAAATGTATCATCTCTTTTCATTTTACCGGCGGCAGCTATACATGTTTGAGGTATCAATTTATAGTATAATTTTGTTTCATACGCAACATAACATGGTTGATTCTGCTATTTCTTATGGTGTCTCCCTTCTCCTCTATCAATGCAACATAAAAATTGTACTAGTAATGCTTATACATAAACTGGGcaactttcttctcctttttttttctaaagaacTAACAACATAAGTATTGGAGCAGTGCTCTAATTCTCTGACAAGATAATCATCTCTTTTAGTGTTGGATGGTAGATCTGAACTTCCTATAATGTACTTGCTCTCTGCGATACAATGGATGTTCGATGGTTGCAAAGTTCATAAAAAGACATCTGAGTAAGGATCATCAACTGATACTATTATACAAGTGTGCATTCCATGCAGGATAATGAGaacctttttttattaaatggcAAAGCTTATTCAATGCCAACAAATATGATGACTCCTTTGAGTTTGTCACAACTCCACTTTCTCCAGCAAACGCCCCACATCtgttttattttcaaaagaggTGACTCGGCTGTCGGTGGATAATGGACTGTGGAATCTCAAGATGTTAGGTCACTAGGACCCTTCTGAACATGCCCACTAAAGCAAGCACAATCAATTCATGCAGTTATTAGTCCAAAGAATAGGAATGAgatatagaagaaaagaaatttctTTATCACTGTACATCTTGAAATGGTTGATGACATCATAAAATTGATTGCCTTGAATCTTGATGCTGTTGGAAAATAACGCCCGACACTGATAATGAGAGGGAAACTAAACTGGGATCCATGTTCTATCATTTGTCATTAATGTAATATGTTCTGTAAGTTGGTTTCGGAACAAGGCACAGATGCTTCTGGATATGATTTAAATCCTAACTACATGGTTAAACCAAGAAAAATATGCAAATCCTAATGAACAGAAATGGAAACTCTGATAAAGAACACTATAAATTCACACTCTATATACCTCGAGTCAAAAATCATGACAAATGTGAATCGGCATAACCGAACAGAGAATAATATGCTTTAGGTGCATTTTGATTATATCCTGCAGCTACCACCAGTCTTGCAGCTTTATCTGAATAAGCTGAATTTTACATTCAGAAGTGAGGCGTGCACTTTGATTACTTATATCCTGCAGCTACCATCCAGTTATTATGTTCAGAAGTGAGGGGTGATATGAAGATAGAAAAAGCATTGGAAGGAACATCAGATGAGCATTGATCTATAACTAATGAAAACCAGCACTCATGCATGTAGAAATTATCGTCAAAATAAGCATCAGCCACTTAGAACACTCCAGATCCAACAATGATGTCCTAAGACCATGCGAAGTTAATAATGATCATCCTTGATCTGCCAATGTTATGTAAAAAAGGAACATGAATGTTAGACAATATCTTCTCCAATTCACTCGAAGATGAAACCATGAGCGTTCCATAGTATGAGTCTCAATGATGCAGCAAAAAGGTCCAGAAACTGCCAGATTCCCAAGATGAGTaagctctccctctctctcactcttttttttctctctcttgctctaagaaaagaaaaaaagtacgAAAAGGACCTAATTTGTAAGGAAGTTTATTGAAGAATGAGGTCAAgaattacttccttggactgTAAGTAGCTCCATGGCAAATCATTCGATGCATGAATGACCTCCTATACTGGACTAATAGAAATTCTAACTTCCatacaacaaattgagtaaagAACCAGAAACAGTGGAGATGGTAAACCCATGAGAATCACAGAATTTAGGTGAAAGCTGACATTTCATGTTGTGCACATCATGTTTTTTCGAATATGACAGGGTTTTAGTGGTCTATTGCATGCAACAGTTCAGCTAAATTGCCCCTTCtaccaaaaaggaagaaaaaaaaaagaagcagcttTAGTACCTCAGACTGGGGGGATATAGCAAATTTATAAGCCTACAGCAGATGCATGCCGCTTCTTCCGTGATTATTTGAGCAACAAATAACTGCACATCCATCTCTGTGATTGCAAGGAAACCAACAGAAGGATTCctaaaattttgttttttgtttcctTTCCAAACAATATTATCTTTAGTAAGCACTCGAAGAAATAATTAAAGAAAGAAGCACCGAGTTCGGTTAATTCGACAACAAATACTCCAGCCACACAATCATGACTATCAATAAGAAGAATTTACTTTCCAAATGAAACAGTTATTTTGAACAAGAATCAAATGTTTAGTGGATGTTTCTCATATAAGTTGTTCTTTGCTGATTTCTCAGTCTTTCATAACCGTAATCATAATTGTTGAGCTTCATCCAAAAAAACCAACTAGCTGGGGTTCAGTTTTGTCAATCCTTGTTTGACAAAATAGTTACTAAGAATAATTCATTGTAAGACAGATGATGATGTTGGTTCTCGCAGTATTGTACAACAATGTTAATTACAAGGTCTTATGAACTGTAGACAAAAGTATTAGTGCTTCACATTCTCAACACTGCTTCATTTGAGCTCGTTTCATCAATGAGGCCTGCAAGTTCATTTTGTTCTAACCACCAAGATGAGGAAAGTGACCTGTGCCATGCTTATCAAGCTTTGCCTGGAGGTGGCACATTTGTCTCCAGGCACAGATCCAATTCAGTTACATAAACTCAGATTTCTTGCAACAATAAGACATCAAAAACGTCCAATTATTTTTGTCACCAGTAGTTACTTCTTTAACTGACAATTTATCACCAAAGAATCATCAGTCCGTGGGAACCTGAACATCTCGCCAGGCAACATCTTATGAAGCAAATGCTATTTGGACAGATTAGCATTCCAATCTTATATGAAGATAGGTGAGCAATGTAATAATTAAAGTTCATATTTACCCTGAGTTGCTTCAGAAGGATCACAACCAATCAAGGAAAGATATTATATTTTCTGCCTTCTTTTTCAGTTAATAAATCTTCTGCCTTCTTGTCTCCAATGCAAATAATGGACATGGTAGTCCTAAAATGTGTATTTGTTTTGGTGTTGTAGTTTGCTAAGAGGGTTGTCTTCTTGGCAGCTgcctccaaaaaagaaaagaattccaCTTCTGGAGAGGCAATGGAAACTGAGAAGCTTCAAGATCACTCATACCCCTCCCTCACTTTGTAGCATGCGCTTTAATACACTTCCAAGGCAAGGGAGACTGCAGTACATTCAGCTTCTACTAAACTACcctccatctccaaaatctTATTATTTGTTTAGATTTTAACCATAAGCTACCATCTGCCTTGCATTGCTAAGTAGTCACTTACCAAGCAACTGCACTTCCTTCTCCAACCACTCAAGTCTCCAAACCTCCTTAAATTTGTATTCTCCTTCACCAAACAACTTTTGCCTAGTTCACACTTGGAGAAAGTATTTTAGGAGATTCTTTATTCTAACAATCGTAAATGGATGGCTCCCAAGCGAAGACTACAAAGGGCCAACTATTGAAAATGATCCATTTTCTAGTGGGGCACGATGCCAAAAGCTGAGAAAAATCTGGGCAATCATGGTTGCTTCTCTTCCCCCTGGATATGTGGTCATTCTTTCATTAAATGCCATTTATCATGATTATGGTTATTCTTCACCTAAGGAGAAGTCACCTTACTCTATAAAATGTCATTTTTCAGTTTTTTACGTCTATTGGATCCCAAATCAAAATGAATATCCCAAATTTCTCAAGAAGATGCTTAAATGCaattttttcaaataatttcatgTCCAGATGGGGAATTTGGACAAAAATATAGTCTAGAGCAAGAAATTGTGGTTCCTCATAGTATCAatgacgagagagagagagagagagagagagagagcgggcgAGAAGAGAAAGACAGCGAGCGagcgacagagagagagagagagagagagatgaatggAAAATCATTTCTGTAGCTTAAGAGATTGATTGTGATGAGCTGAAGACCTTTGTAAGCAGTTGCAAGTATTGATTCATCAATGAGGCACTAGCCCAACATACTTTTTTAATGGACCAACACAATGAATGATTTCTCTCAGCAAAGCACCATTATGCTCATAAGCACGAGCTCCTTAATTTCAGGAACCATGCAAATTTTCCACCACGtccagtttgaaatatgattctATGCTTCTTAAACAACCCAAGTTCCACTGTCAAGGAACAATGTGAGAACTAAGGGAATACATTCTTGATCCTAGGCTCATTATTCCTACCATTTAGAAGTCACAGATTTATACACCTCTCCTTATTTACTTAAGATTACAGAAGAAGAGCATATGTCATGACGACACCATAATGTAATCCTAAGCAAGACAAATTTACATAGCAGAGCattaccttgtgaaggatcaagCTAATGTGCAACTTGCCCAGAAGCATAACATGAGATATGAGATGTATCAATTCAAATGCCATGTGCATACCATGCATGAAAAATGCATGTGATAAAACCCACACATATATCACAATGGTTGCTTTGATATATTGTTTTGTATGCATATATGCATGTAAATCCATATTCAGAAAACAACTTCAGAAGGAACCCGACAAAGGTACATGGCAAGAACTTCTATCAAAAAAGAAGTGTATGTATCCTTCTCTACTCCAACATGATTCCATTTTcaaaaagcaagagaaaaaaaaaagaagaagaaatctgGTATTCAGCCTAGTGTAGTTATCAAGAAGGAAAAATCAGTCGATTTATGAAACTAATAAAACCCAACAACACTTTGAGACATTTTCTCAAACAGCTTAGCTTCGTCTCCAGAAAGCCCACAGTCAGATAAGAGGTGAAGAAGAACGGACTGAGACGTCGCCGGATCCGGTGGGTCCCACAGACTTGACCGCAGAACACGTGTCATATAATTATTGGACCAGGCACCCGTCCGCTGGTTCACTATAAGACGCACATCAATCGTAAAATTTGACGTCATGACTGTAGTATCAAAtaaattttgatattaatttaaatttttcctCCGGGTCTTTAACGGAAGAGTAAAAGCCGGGGGATCCCGCGGATTTCTTCCCGCGGTCGATCATGCCTCCAACCCACCACCCCTTCAATCTCATCCCGAGAATGGTGAAGACTCAACCCGACTCCACCGCTCTCATCTTCGACCTCCTCATCTCCACCTACGCCCGATCTCAAAATCCCGACCCCGCGGTCTTCTACCTCGGCCGCATGCTCCGTCTCGGCCTCAACCCCAAGACCCCCACCTTCAacaacctcctccacctcctcctcgcCTCCCGCCGCTTCCCGGAGGCCCGCGTCCTCTTCCAACAAGCCCGAGGTCGGCTCCAGTTGGACAGCCACAGCTTCGGCATCATGATCCGAGGCCTCTGCAATGCTGGACAGCTCGGCGAGGCTTCGGAGCTGCTAGCCCAGTTCGACGAGAATGGCGGGCCACCCAATGTGGTCTTGCATACTACTTTGATCGATGGATTCTGTAAAAATGGCGACTTGGACCAGGCAAAGAGGTTGTTTGCTAGAATGAGAGAGATTGGTTTGATTCCGAATGTGTTCACCTACACTACAATGATGAGCGGGCACTTCAGAAAGGGCCTTAGAAATGATGGGTTTCAGCTTTATGATGAGATGAAACGAGAAGGTATACCTCCCAATCTTTACACATATAATTCATTGATATCTGAACGCTGCAAAGATGGAAGCTTTAATCTTGCATTTAATCTGCTTGAGGAAATGCGTGAGAATGGAGTTTCATGTAATATCGTGACGTATAATGCATTAATTGGCGGGCTGTGTAAGCAGAAGAAACTGCGAGATGCTGCGAAGTTGTTCGGGAGAATTAGACGGGATGGATTGAGCCCGAGTTTGGTTACATTTAATATACTTATTGATGGGTATTGCAAAGCAGGGAAGATATCGAGTGCTTTGGATGTATTGGATCAGATGAAGGCACGCGGCTGTTCTCCGAGTATTGTTACTTATAATGTACTCATTGCTGGGTTTTCTCGGGCTGGAGATTTAGTGGGGGCCGCCAAGGCTTACAGAGAAATGAAGGAGAGGGGCTTAGCTCCTACTAAAGTAACTTATACTATTCTTGTCGATGCTTTTGCCAGAAGGAATGATATGGCGAGGGCATTTGAGATGTACCAGACCATGGAAAGAGCTGGCTTGGAGGTTGATGTTTACACCTACGGTGTTCTGATTCGGGGGCTGTGTTCGGAAGGTAATATGAAGGATGCATGGAAGTTGTTCAAGTTGATGAGGGAGAAGGCACTGAAGCCGAGCAACGTGATCTATGACATGATGATTTATGGTTATTGTAGGGAAGGCAGCACATACCGGGCTCTCAGGTTGCTTAGGGAAATGAGGGAGAATGGTTTGGTCCCTAATTTTGCTAGCTACAGCACAAGCATTCGTGTTCTGTGCAATGAGGGGAAGTGGCAGGAAGCTGAGGTCCTGCTTAATGAGATGCTGATATCTGGACATCAACCAAGTGAGTCCATCTATAAAGTACTGTCAGATGCCAAGCTGAATTGCCCATAAACACTTCATAAGGTTTCTGATGAACAAGCAAGGGCAATCCATGTGCAGCTCATAGATTGACAGGACAGGCAAAAGGGATTCAAGTGAAAGTTGGTTGCAACATTGGCAGCAATCAGTGTGAATGACCATCGATCGCAGCATTGTTAGGTATTAGGTTGCGAGCCTTTGCTAGAGAATGCAGAATCAAGCCTTGTTAACTGATTCAGGCTCTTTCCGGTCACATGCTTCAGAATGAAATCTGATGTCTACTTGCATGCAATTAATCCATTTTAAGATGGCCAATGATACTTAATTCTGTGAAAGAAATTTGGATGCCTTTCCATGGGATGGCTGTAGAAGAATACCCAGTCAAAGTTATGTAGAAGCTGCATTTTGACAGACAACGGTTCATCACAAGATGATAAAGGTTTCACACACATTTCTGGATTGCATacgtccaattgattcaatctctTCTCATCATGCAATCTGCTGTCTGTTCGAATGTAATCAATCCATTTTAAGATAAAAAGTGATATATTAACTGTTGGAAGACAATATGGTTACCTTTATTCAGGAGCTGCATTTTGACAGCGGTGTATTGCAAAGATATCATATACATTAGTAAACTGCAGATGGTACCATATACAGGTCATGGAGAGAAGGATTGAAGTTGGTAAATTAAGTGAAGCAGAGGTACTCAAGCTCTGCTGGCTTTTGAATTCGATAATTTAGCTTGGTGGATCTGGAGGTCTGACAATGCCTGAACCAACCGGTGACTAATGGATGATGCTCGAGTCTTTCTAAATGCAGAATGCGACTTTAAAGAAGGTCGAAGAGGTAGCAAATAAACCAACTGTAGTGGTTTCAGTTGCTGTTGGAAACCATACTGCATCTTGAGAGATTTGCAGTCACTGTCTTGCTTGCTTCATGAAAAGCAAAATTTGATACCAAACTATTTGGTTTTTCATTCATAGGACTGGATACATGTCTCCTCATGAGCTCCAAAATGTTCGTTACAGAAGTTTTCCACACAATACCTTGTAATTACACAGGAGAAAAAACAACTAACAAGGTCATGTAGCTTCACTACAATTTCATCTACTATCACACTTTCTGGACACTTCATCTATGTTTGTAAAATTGCCCTATTAAATAAAATGAGTAGAAATGATGCAAAGTGACCGAGAGTATCACCTCCACAATGACTCATTGCCTCAAATTTCATCAGGATTATATAGAGAATAGGCCGACCAATGCTCTAGGTTATCTCATATCTGCTATTTTAGAGAAAGCTAAGTATCCTTAGGGCATGCAAATGTGGGACTGGCTTAGATGCAGGCCAAATGTTCGTCATTTCATCCCATTTGTGACATAATGTAATCCTAATTAATCAATCAGTTGTGTATCCTAAATTCCTAATTGGATCAAGATGAGGAAAAATTGTTGCCTATACTGCATGCACTACGTGGATCAATACTTCACAGTTTGCAAAATAATTGATGCTGATCTCTTTCATTTGGTAGATCACATTAAATCCGGCTTTTCAATTAAATTCCTTCATTTCcttttatctaaacaatggataCTCAAAAATGATTTAAAGGAAATAATAGATGGACATAAAATCGAGAAATAAAGTGCTAACAGAATGAAAAATAAGTCCTGTATATTTGTTTAGAGAATTGGAGATAACAGATTGTTCCATATTAAGAATATAATTGTCGAAGACGCAAAATATAGAAAGTCCAATTGTTCTTCCATTAACTGCAATTTTGaatcttaaaaaataatttctccTTATTCTATTCTGTTTACTCTCTTAttttagcttcttttttttcttttttcattttcgAACTTTGTTCCTTTAACAACCAAAGAGCTCTCAAAGAAAATTCAATTTTCAaacttaaaaaatttaaaccatGGAAAAAGATGAATGCCTATTTTGAAGATCAAAAGTATCCAGACACAACCTTAATTAAAACGGAATTAGTTTGACAAATGTTAGTTGCCTATTAAATATTGAATCGTTATAGTtactatataattttttttgaataatttgaTCAAACTACTTGATTGGTTTACATGACTGAATTACTTATTTTGGATCAAACTCGATTCAGCTTAGTTTTGAAACCGTTAATAAATTTATGACTTCATGCCAGCCAATAAATTGGATCACTATGATATCAAAGATTACAATGAATAACTTTGCATATCTTCGTCACAATCTCTTTTATTTTAGTACAACCATATTCATATAACAGCAAGAATAAAGATATGACGTCAGGTCTGGGCCGTCCAAATCCTAGACCCCAACCATATCCTCCAGCTAACGGCATGACACTAAACGGATCTGGGCCGTCCAAATCCCACCAAGCTCCTTCGATTAGTTTGCTGACTCCCCTTCCGGACGTATATCTAACGAGCCACATTTAATCTATCAACTCCGCCAATTACATCGCGACCATCAAAACCCCAGAGCCTCTCAATTATCTCCAGTTAGTGAAAACttaaagggctcgtttggttcgcaggaaaaggaggggggaaagtgtggtcaacgggaaagtaatgaaatgcctcttgtttggttggagttttcaaaggagagagatgggaaagttgtattcccattggaatatgattcccacatttcatgggaaagtctttcccatgagaaacatgggaaagttactttcccatgaggtggaaatcacttcttttttattttttcccaaaaagacccttcagcattaaagaagcattaaagaggcattaaagacctaatttttattaagggcataataggaattatacataactttcctaggaaaatggatggttaaccaaacataagcactttggaaatttgtcactttcccatggttaaccaaacatgccaaaagtattctaggtatcctcttcctaggaatctgattctcaggacctaggagggaaaatacttcccgcgaaccaaacgagcccaaaagGAAACTCTGACAAACCCCGATCCTTGAAAACGTTCCATTAAAACCCTGGCTCGGGATCCGATAGCCCACGTAAACCCGGGAGCGATCCGACGGCCCCCAGCCGCCCTTAGCCCTCGCCATAAAGGGAGAGGGCCGTTTGAGGTTCAAACTAGTCCGGCGACGGTAACGGGCGTCGTCACTGACCGTTACGCATTTTCCGGTTCGCTTTATCGATATCTCTGACGGCGCCGTCACTACGCCGTGACGCGGTCGCTTTCCATAGTCGTTTCTTTCCTCTAAATATTAGGCCTTTAAtctcctcccccttctctccctttctttcaacGGGCgaggtctttttctttttttgaaaggcTTCTCGGCCTGGCGAGAGCTTTCTTCGATTCGAGGGTTTCGAACCTCTCCGGCCCAACCCCCCCCGCGAGCTCTCCACGATCCCTGCTGCGCTCCCTCAGCCGAAGCTGCTCGATTCCTCGATCCTCCGTGGTTCTCTCGGCCTCTTCGGGAGGGATCTCAGTTCTTGAAGTCCCACCGACAGCGTAAATCGGTCCGCCACGGCCTCTTGATCCGTTCCCGCTACGattcctcctttttcttggtCCGAAACCCTGGAAATCTGAGGTCTTGTTCCAGTTCCCATTCTTGCTGCTAATTCCTGGTGTTCTTGAATCGGGATTCGAA containing:
- the LOC103696880 gene encoding uncharacterized protein LOC103696880, coding for MVEEEEKHKHQNPQQQQQRNKSTSDPHFKPSSDVKGIRFGGQFVVRSFTIRRATPLEQLRLLDIPPSFLSQCRTLPFPSATTYLPTNFTILAHHAWHTLTLGLGTNKSKVVLFIFESESMKSAADQLWPPMIPLGDVNKKLIRGISGCEMARFKFRKGCLTFYVYAVRRLGAAGFSRADDLRSILEAVAALKDFLDHTAMLALPSHPSITFPPPVAMAH
- the LOC103697884 gene encoding pentatricopeptide repeat-containing protein At4g11690, coding for MPPTHHPFNLIPRMVKTQPDSTALIFDLLISTYARSQNPDPAVFYLGRMLRLGLNPKTPTFNNLLHLLLASRRFPEARVLFQQARGRLQLDSHSFGIMIRGLCNAGQLGEASELLAQFDENGGPPNVVLHTTLIDGFCKNGDLDQAKRLFARMREIGLIPNVFTYTTMMSGHFRKGLRNDGFQLYDEMKREGIPPNLYTYNSLISERCKDGSFNLAFNLLEEMRENGVSCNIVTYNALIGGLCKQKKLRDAAKLFGRIRRDGLSPSLVTFNILIDGYCKAGKISSALDVLDQMKARGCSPSIVTYNVLIAGFSRAGDLVGAAKAYREMKERGLAPTKVTYTILVDAFARRNDMARAFEMYQTMERAGLEVDVYTYGVLIRGLCSEGNMKDAWKLFKLMREKALKPSNVIYDMMIYGYCREGSTYRALRLLREMRENGLVPNFASYSTSIRVLCNEGKWQEAEVLLNEMLISGHQPSESIYKVLSDAKLNCP